A DNA window from Arachis hypogaea cultivar Tifrunner chromosome 18, arahy.Tifrunner.gnm2.J5K5, whole genome shotgun sequence contains the following coding sequences:
- the LOC112773025 gene encoding uncharacterized protein — MVCFCFLVDQRRKVRRSKPVAGSCSRCGRGASVADIITQTRFCYVPFYCKSWKAIMCTFCGAILKSYA; from the coding sequence ATGGTGTGCTTTTGTTTTCTGGTGGATCAGAGGAGGAAAGTGCGGCGGAGCAAGCCGGTGGCAGGGTCGTGCTCACGGTGCGGCCGCGGTGCTAGCGTGGCTGATATCATCACACAAACCAGGTTTTGTTATGTTCCCTTCTACTGCAAATCTTGGAAGGCTATTATGTGCACCTTTTGTGGTGCCATTCTCAAATCTTATGCATGA